A window from Malassezia restricta chromosome I, complete sequence encodes these proteins:
- a CDS encoding pre-mRNA-splicing factor 38A, whose amino-acid sequence MSNTTAFGAQSIHGTNPQFLVERVIRARIYDSTYWKHDCFALTAATLVDKAVELSYVGGTFGMQRPSPFLCLVLKLLQIQPEREIILEYLAAEDFKYLRAVAAMYVRLTFPAIDVYEILEPMLNDYRKLRWRDMAGNFSLSHMDEFVDLLLTEERVCDLILPRLTKRSVLEAKEGLRPRTSRLEDAMLRGDADGLEEGSGSDSDDSLAALRAEHRTRMHQADTLRSQSRPHETPQDGAYESQQSESEEERLHERLARTPSPAFRSRSPSRSPD is encoded by the coding sequence ATGTCGAATACGACAGCGTTTGGTGCCCAATCGATTCATGGCACGAATCCCCAGTTCCTGGTCGAGCGCGTGATTCGCGCACGTATATACGACTCGACGTATTGGAAGCATGACTGCTTTGCCCTGacggctgcgacgctggTGGACAAGGCTGTTGAGCTGTCGTATGTCGGTGGGACATTCGGTATGCAGCGGCCGAGTCCATTTTTGTGCCTCGTACTCAAACTATTGCAGATTCAGCCTGAGCGTGAAATCATTCTCGAGTACCTGGCGGCGGAGGACTTCAAGTACTTGCGTGCCGTCGCGGCCATGTATGTGCGCCTGACATTCCCAGCGATCGACGTGTACGAAATCCTCGAGCCGATGTTGAATGACTATCGCAAATTGCGGTGGCGCGATATGGCTGGCAACTTTTCTCTTTCACACATGGACGAGTTTGTGGATCTTCTGTTAACGGAAGAGCGTGTATGTGACCTCATTCTGCCACGCCTGACCAAGCGCTCTGTGCTCGAGGCCAAAGAAGGTCTGCGCCCGCGCACATCGCGTCTTGAAGATGCGATGCTCCGTGGTGATGCAGATGGTTTGGAGGAAGGCAGCGGGAGTGATAGCGACGACTCGCTCGCGGCACTGCGCGCGGAGCACCGCACGCGTATGCACCAGGCCGATACCCTGCGTTCTCAGAGTCGCCCGCACGAAACACCACAAGACGGTGCGTACGAATCGCAACAATCGGAGTCGGAAGAAGAACGCCTTCATGAGCGACTCGCTCGTACGCCGAGCCCGGCTTTCCGGTCACGATCACCCAGCAGGTCGCCTGATTAA
- a CDS encoding centromeric protein E, giving the protein MDVDGANVGVGTAGRGAQERAAGFFSITEPGIDTPSQKKSRMPFMPTPRKRPVRPVVPVSSPAWTKRPEDFHMKPLSDSTMTNVAGRMSPQKAPVHTPAAGPRVVRAAVIPDGPPTTVTPAKVPGMRPTRPATSLSLSRPVPPRPATSLAASRTEGTVPQERPASPALSPVPPIRSVVHPSHAMSPARKVRAKVTEGIIPNRNRNHEAQVTPKPKIERRAGSPMRRIPRPPLPDSRMDILALQQQVSDSSFVLEQDDTQTIDAVQVHVRLRPTHPNEECAWVTPPGSASLMLDPAISETKMQPNLGMPFYFDHVHTGSSNANVYATLARPLVHSALHGYNALIFAYGQTASGKTFTLSGDDDGREPGMIPRAVNDLFQGICQGSAQREYLIRVSYLEIWNEIVRDLLEPTNQPHVRDDRRRGANAVLVAPLHEEVVTSPAGVFKLLARGEANRHMGATDWNERSSRSHTCFKITIESWDREPSTMRPYRVSELSLIDLAGSERHSTHTSQRRTEGGNINKSLLSLGKVIFALSEKNVGHVPYRDSKLTRILQNSLSGRARIAVVCTLNPSPVMVEESLGTLNFARRIKHVRVRASINEFEGDMSALDESHALLARYREEMGTLRAQVARLEAHKSRESQPLTVEALQSRLDELGALILPGGQAPPESEVSHPISPTKQRGFTFDDPLPVVQEKLHAALQKIQRLERQLAARLSLPMSASNEKDERIQYLLQRIQELETVCEAQTVDAPQAIREDVELEWLERVEAAEAATRKREAFLAEISAECTRLRRANEALVRLAHAQTSSMVTQLAERQDAPRAPPVLSIFAPRLRPATVLGTQRTQTAPEISIDDDESSGRLSSSDIDDLLLDAE; this is encoded by the coding sequence ATGGACGTGGACGGCGCCAATGTCGGCGTCGGCACGGCCGGTCGTGGGGCCCAAGAGCGTGCAGCTGGCTTTTTTTCTATCACGGAGCCTGGTATCGACACGCCATCCCAGAAAAAGTCGCGCATGCCGTTTATGCCCACGCCGCGCAAACGCCCCGTGCGACCCGTCGTGCCGGTGTCCAGTCCTGCATGGACGAAGCGCCCAGAAGACTTCCATATGAAGCCTTTGTCCGACAGCACTATGACGAATGTTGCTGGTCGCATGAGCCCACAAAAGGCGCCTGTCCACACGCCAGCAGCAGGGCCACGCGTTGTCCGTGCGGCCGTGATACCGGATGGCCCGCCTACGACAGTGACGCCAGCAAAAGTGCCTGGCATGCGTCCGACGCGCCCTGCAACATCTTTGTCACTATCTAGGCCTGTCCCGCCCCGACCTGCTACATCTCTCGCCGCATCACGCACAGAGGGGACGGTGCCCCAAGAGCGACCTGCTTCGCCTGCCCTTTCGCCTGTGCCACCGATTCGTTCTGTCGTGCATCCATCTCACGCAATGTCACCTGCGCGAAAGGTGCGCGCCAAGGTCACAGAGGGCATCATACCCAACAGAAACCGAAATCACGAGGCACAAGTGACACCCAAGCCGAAAATAGAGAGACGTGCTGGCTCTCCTATGCGGCGCATACCTCGTCCACCGTTGCCTGATTCTCGTATGGATATATTGGCtttgcagcagcaagtGAGTGACAGCTCCTTTGTGTTGGAACAAGATGATACCCAGACGATAGACGCAGTCCAAGTGCATGTGCGCCTACGTCCCACCCATCCGAACGAAGAGTGCGCTTGGGTAACGCCACCGGGATCTGCCTCATTGATGCTAGATCCGGCCATTTCGGAGACGAAAATGCAGCCGAATCTGGGCATGCCGTTTTACTTCGATCATGTGCACACAGGCAGCTCGAATGCGAACGTCTATGCGACATTAGCTCGGCCCCTGGTGCATtcggcgctgcatggctACAATGCGCTTATCTTCGCATACGGGCAAACAGCCAGTGGTAAAACGTTTACATTGAGtggtgacgacgatggTCGCGAGCCTGGCATGATTCCCCGCGCCGTCAACGATCTTTTCCAGGGCATTTGTCAGGGATCCGCGCAACGAGAGTATCTGATTCGTGTGAGTTATCTCGAAATATGGAACGAAATTGTCAGAGATCTGCTGGAACCTACGAATCAGCCCCATGTACGTGATGACCGACGACGGGGAGCGAATGCCGTGCTTGTGGCGCCGCTCCATGAGGAAGTCGTCACGTCGCCTGCGGGTGTGTtcaagctgctcgcgcgcggcgAAGCGAATCGACACATGGGTGCCACCGACTGGAACGAGCGCTCATCGCGCAGTCATACTTGCTTCAAAATCACGATTGAATCGTGGGATCGTGAGCCGAGTACGATGCGACCGTACCGAGTCAGCGAGCTGTCGCTCATTGATCTCGCTGGATCTGAGCGGCATTCCACACATACATcacagcgccgcacggAGGGCGGCAACATCAACAAGAGCCTGCTGAGCTTGGGCAAGGTGATTTTCGCTCTATCGGAAAAAAACGTGGGGCATGTGCCGTACCGCGATTCCAAACTCACGCGCATTCTACAAAACAGCCTGAGTGGTCGCGCACGCATTGCTGTGGTATGCACACTGAATCCATCGCCAGTGATGGTCGAAGAGagcctcggcacgctcaaCTTTGCGCGTCGTATCAAACACGTACGTGTACGTGCATCGATCAACGAGTTTGAGGGCGACATGTCGGCCCTAGACGAGTCGCACGCGCTATTGGCTCGGTACCGCGAGGAAATGGGCACACTCCGCGCCCAAGTTGCTAGGCTGGAGGCACACAAGAGTCGCGAGTCGCAGCCACTGACtgtcgaggcgctgcagtCGCGTCTCGATGAGCTGGGCGCTTTGATCCTGCCAGGCGGACAGGCTCCGCCCGAGTCCGAGGTATCGCATCCCATCTCACCAACTAAGCAGCGCGGCTTTACCTTTGATGATCCTCTTCCTGTTGTGCAAGAGAAACTGCATGCTGCTCTGCAAAAAATCCAGCGACTCGAAAGGCAGCTGGCCGCTCGTTTATCCCTGCCTATGAGCGCATCCAACGAGAAggatgagcgcatccagTACTTGCTCCAGCGTATTCAAGAGCTCGAGACGGTCTGTGAGGCGCAGACagtcgatgcgccgcaagcTATCCGCGAAGACGTCGAGCTGGAATGGTTAGAGCGTGTTGAggccgccgaggcagcAACACGTAAGCGCGAAGCGTTCCTTGCTGAAATCAGCGCCGAATGCACACGACTTCGGCGCGCTAACGAGGCTCTCGTACGtcttgcgcatgcacagacgtcgtcgatggtCACGCAactcgccgagcgccaaGACGCGCCCCGCGCCCCGCCCGTGCTTTCCATTTTTGCGCCGCGTCTCCGGCCAGCGACTGTGCTTGGGACGCAACGTACGCAGACTGCACCGGAGATCAGCATTGATGATGATGAGTCCAGTGGTCGTCTGTCGTCCAGCGATATAGACGACCTGCTCCTCGATGCCGAGTAG
- a CDS encoding 26S proteasome regulatory subunit T5 yields MSHDGDTNMYENVPEEIRNAEVSEIQMRKRMLENEIRMMRSEFMRLEHDDAVTRERITDNTEKISQNKVLPYLVGNVVEILDIDPDIDEDSEDAKAQAESVGRPKPGKCAVIKTSTRQTIFLPLIGLVPADQLEPGDLIGVNKDSYLILDKLPSEYDSRVKAMEVDERPTETYTDIGGLDKQIEELVEAIVLPMQQEQKFKNLGIKPPKGALMYGPPGTGKTLLARACAAQTNACYLKLAGPSLVQMFIGDGAKLVRDAFELAKEKSPAIIFIDEIDAIGTKRFDSDKSGDREVQRTMLELLNQLDGFSSEANIKVIAATNRIDILDPALLRSGRLDRKIEFPLPNEESRARIMEIHSRKMAVGPNVNFAELARSTDEMNGAQLKAVCVEAGMIALREGATELDHEHFLGGILEVQALKKSDHFYYA; encoded by the coding sequence ATGAGCCACGACGGCGATACCAATATGTATGAGAATGTGCCGGAGGAGATAAGAAATGCGGAAGTGTCTGAGATCCAGATGCGGAAGCGCATGTTGGAAAATGAAATCCGCATGATGAGATCAGAATTCATGCGGCTGGAacacgacgacgctgtcACCCGAGAGCGCATCACGGACAATACAGAGAAGATTTCCCAAAACAAGGTGCTGCCTTACCTTGTGGGAAATGTAGTGGAAATTTTGGACATTGATCCTGATATTGACGAAGACTCGGAAGACGCCAAGGCACAGGCCGAGTCGGTCGGTCGTCCCAAACCTGGCAAGTGCGCTGTGATCAAGACATCGACACGCCAAACTATCTTCCTGCCGCTCATTGGTCTTGTACCAGCAGATCAGCTAGAGCCAGGTGACTTGATTGGTGTCAACAAGGACAGCTACCTCATCCTGGACAAATTGCCATCAGAATACGATTCTCGTGTAAAGGCCATGGAAGTCGATGAACGACCCACAGAAACATATACGGACATTGGTGGTCTCGACAAGCAGATCGAAGAGCTCGTCGAAGCCATCGTACTTCCCATGCAACAGGAGCAAAAATTCAAAAACCTTGGTATCAAGCCACCGAAAGGCGCCCTTATGTATGGCCCTCCCGGTACTGGCAAAACGCTCTTGGCTCGAGCCTGCGCTGCACAAACGAATGCATGCTACCTCAAGCTGGCAGGTCCATCTCTTGTGCAAATGTTTATCGGTGACGGTGCCAAGCTCGTACGCGATGCATTCGAGCTCGCAAAGGAAAAATCTCCTGCCATTATCTTTATCGACGAAATCGATGCCATTGGAACCAAGCGATTCGACTCGGACAAATCAGGCGATCGTGAAGTCCAGCGCACCATGCTTGAGCTGTTGAACCAGCTCGATGGTTTCTCTAGTGAGGCCAATATCAAGGTGATTGCTGCTACGAACCGTATCGATATCCTTGACCCTGCCCTGCTTCGGTCCGGTCGTCTTGACCGTAAAATCGAGTTTCCCCTACCTAATGAAGAATCCCGCGCCAGGATTATGGAAATTCACAGCCGCAAGATGGCTGTGGGCCCTAACGTGAACTTTGCCGAACTAGCGCGCTCTACAGACGAGATGAATGGTGCTCAGCTAAAGGCCGTGTGCGTAGAAGCAGGCATGATTGCACTTCGAGAAGGCGCTACGGAGTTGGATCACGAGCACTTCCTTGGTGGTATTCTCGAGGTGCAGGCACTAAAGAAGTCTGATCACTTCTACTACGCATAG
- a CDS encoding G-patch domain protein → MAREASPSEASQYHLTHSPSASLPARQSSIIRFVPSKKCDTVHDAPGRSLLGSTLRFSTPEMELDAQLALEAQEKLGDAIVCAPYNGPMPLDDTTIPTRTVNYCTDYEPSKPNEYASFCRSLKEWRRMKQYDERESESEEEDSVPRRSQFAPPAFYTHTVSRAHSFTRRVPPPGPPPRPPPSLKHLVPSVESHNKKV, encoded by the coding sequence ATGGCGCGAGAGGCGTCTCCGTCAGAGGCGTCTCAGTACCATCTTACTCACAGTCCTTCAGCGAGCCTTCCTGCTCGTCAGTCAAGCATTATTCGATTCGTTCCCTCAAAAAAATGCGACACCGTCCACGATGCACCAGGGAGATCCCTATTGGGATCTACTTTACGATTTTCCACGCCAGAAATGGAGCTTGATGCTCAGCTAGCACTCGAGGCACAAGAAAAGCTTGGTGATGCTATCGTGTGTGCTCCATATAATGGCCCCATGCCACTCGATGATACCACAATACCAACACGAACCGTTAACTACTGTACAGATTATGAACCTTCCAAGCCGAATGAGTATGCCTCCTTTTGTCGGAGCTTAAAAGAATGGCGTCGTATGAAACAATATGATGAAAGAGAGAGTGAGAGTGAGGAAGAAGATTccgtgcctcgtcgatccCAATTCGCTCCGCCTGCATTTTATACCCATACCGTATCAAGAGCGCACAGCTTTACTAGACGTGTCCCGCCACCTGGACCCCCTCCTCGGCCTCCACCCTCATTGAAACACCTCGTTCCCTCTGTTGAGTCGCACAATAAAAAAGTCTAG